Sequence from the Rubidibacter lacunae KORDI 51-2 genome:
CTCATTTGAAAATTTAACGTTCATTCTTTTCAGACATCGAATCCGTTGATTAAAAGTGCGAAAACGAAAGCGTGAAAAATCAACCCAACTATTACGTGGTGTGCCCCTGGTCTAGTTCTCGTCCGAGCGCGCCGCGCGACCGAGAAATACGTGTAGGTTGTGTGGTGACAGACGTCCGGGCTACCAGTCAGCCGCGCAGACCTACCCAGACTGGTCATGCCGAAGCTAGCCAGAAGCATTTTCCTATCCGCGCTTCAGTCCGGCAACTGAGAGACCGGTCCCTGCTGAGCTGGAGCCGTGCGGCGATCGCCTAGCAACACGAGGTTGTCGCGGTGAACGACCGTATCCGGTGCGGCATATCCGAGTAGGAGCGGGATGGCAGTCGATTGCCGACCGCGGATTTGTTCGACTTCGCTGTTATCGAAGTCGCTCAGTCCGCGCGCGAATTCCTTGCCGTCTGGGGTGCATAGGGCAACAGCATCTCCAGCTAAAAACTCACCTGTTACGGCCGTGATTCCGGCAGCCAACAAAGACTTACCGCGATCGCGCAGCGCTTGCACCGCACCCCAGTCAAGGGTCAACGTGCCGCTCGTTACTAAGCCGTAGGCAATCCAGCGCTTGCGGGCAGGTTCGGAACGCGGGCGCGGCTCGAACTGCGTGCCGTGTGGCTCGCCTGCGAGGATCTGCTCGATCGCCTCCGGTCGGCGGCCGTGAGCGATCGCGGTACGGACGCCAGCGCTACTAGCCAGCCGAGCGGCCGCTAGCTTTGTCGCCATGCCGCCCGTCCCCCACCCCGAGCCGCTCCCACTGGCATTGACTTGCAGGTCATCGAGTTCCTCGGGGCTAACGGTACGAATCGGACGCGCGCCGGGATCGAGGCGCGGGTCGCTGGAGTAGAGTCGATCGACATCGGTGAGCAGGATCAACCAGTCGGCTTCAAGCAGGCTAGCCACCAGGGCTGATAGTGTATCGTTGTCGCCGAACT
This genomic interval carries:
- the proB gene encoding glutamate 5-kinase, whose protein sequence is MDRTLVVKIGTSSLTRSVTGQLALSTIAALVETLAHLRASGDRVVLVSSGAVGVGCARLGLVERPRRIARKQAIAAVGQGRLMRVYDDLFANLQQPIAQVLLTRRDLMQRNSYVNAYNAFQEIFELGAIPIVNENDTVATDELKFGDNDTLSALVASLLEADWLILLTDVDRLYSSDPRLDPGARPIRTVSPEELDDLQVNASGSGSGWGTGGMATKLAAARLASSAGVRTAIAHGRRPEAIEQILAGEPHGTQFEPRPRSEPARKRWIAYGLVTSGTLTLDWGAVQALRDRGKSLLAAGITAVTGEFLAGDAVALCTPDGKEFARGLSDFDNSEVEQIRGRQSTAIPLLLGYAAPDTVVHRDNLVLLGDRRTAPAQQGPVSQLPD